A window of the Eremothecium cymbalariae DBVPG#7215 chromosome 5, complete sequence genome harbors these coding sequences:
- the CTF3 gene encoding Ctf3p (similar to Ashbya gossypii AER042W), with amino-acid sequence MLAETAGTEAIQQLLNSNELSDASELRVVLSHVYAKCPTVGISSNVIPEVIKFLCTSEFIAPSTRVYLIEHCLLPRGYLPTSVVFTVIRYLGVQTSQNQFKTVVPPAIQVALCKWLCHVWLLIPSGKIVFSRTYTLWFQLWMIDYLQDWITYLLAWATTSPLQVTEYRTHALLKIGENPGYLNGRALSAFLLCRYRQLKPIEPVITAIDRLKCNAKRLSTVERIAFDDEFIENLGKILSNEGVISEELFRGLLKSLLDDLKIIGVKETKVGKKFQRSLDNKMFTLEHFSAHIEKIPIPVNYLSTLNGNGYERLLLALMPSEAKDSFQVWVRNTLKQKPNITQLNEITRLVRAVGKLELKLEELIPINEPTAIDALMSLHLLCFISHIDDSTEMLNAVLKFQKMIYSGWNPCMFNFNVGICLLLSCNIKSTRQPLLLAQIFSTFLRTYSSAAILNRHVPIDVSCIIHPLLAALESIPPDTIPSDALPLVFVVPDIINHLMVMNDALLISIVCQNLVVAKDRVKGLLTNNKHVKNLNRCILDMANYLWRNKLFTDPTTWGFTKTFWETVAQNIYLPDPNIKPKQMFTIPNFYPFRYISEKILKDLERSENCQEVYDRPLTDSGFKSWKRYMSTCKGTWLQEVNNYDIFRKQILKGIQKDGTYAGVQLFLQTYLKSFVNENTDT; translated from the coding sequence ATGCTAGCTGAAACTGCTGGGACAGAAGCAATACAACAGCTATTGAATTCTAACGAACTGTCTGATGCCTCTGAATTGCGTGTGGTTTTATCTCATGTTTACGCGAAGTGCCCTACTGTCGGAATCTCTTCAAATGTTATTCCAGAGGTAATTAAATTTCTCTGTACTTCGGAGTTCATTGCACCATCAACAAGAGTGTATTTGATTGAACATTGCCTTTTGCCTCGGGGCTATTTGCCAACCTCTGTGGTTTTTACAGTGATCCGATATCTTGGTGTTCAGACCTCTCAGAACCAGTTTAAAACTGTGGTTCCTCCGGCTATTCAGGTAGCCCTCTGTAAATGGCTTTGCCATGTTTGGCTACTTATACCGAGTGGTAAAATCGTATTTTCAAGGACATATACCTTATGGTTTCAGCTTTGGATGATAGATTACCTACAAGATTGGATTACTTATTTATTAGCATGGGCTACAACATCACCTTTGCAAGTAACGGAATACAGAACCCATGCCCTCTTGAAAATAGGAGAAAACCCAGGCTATCTTAATGGTAGAGCCCTTTCTGCGTTTTTGCTCTGCCGTTACCGGCAGTTGAAGCCCATTGAGCCGGTAATAACCGCCATTGATAGATTAAAATGTAATGCTAAACGTCTCTCTACAGTAGAAAGGATAgcatttgatgatgaatttattgaGAACCTAGGcaaaatattatccaaTGAAGGCGTTATCAGTGAAGAACTTTTCCGTGGACTTTTGAAGAGTCTACTAGATGATTTAAAGATCATAGGAGTTAAAGAGACTAAGGTTGGTAAGAAGTTCCAACGATCTTTGGATAATAAGATGTTTACGTTGGAACACTTTTCCGCCCATATTGAGAAGATACCAATTCCAGTAAACTATTTGTCCACTTTAAATGGAAATGGTTATGAACGATTGCTATTGGCTTTGATGCCCTCTGAGGCTAAAGACTCCTTCCAAGTATGGGTGCGAAATACTCTGAAACAAAAACCTAACATTACACAATTAAATGAAATCACGAGGCTGGTAAGAGCTGTAGGTAAACTGGAGTTGAAGTTGGAGGAACTCATACCCATCAATGAGCCTACAGCCATTGACGCCCTAATGTCCTTACATCTGTTATGCTTTATATCACATATCGATGACTCAACCGAAATGTTAAATGCTGTTttaaaattccaaaaaatgatttattcTGGTTGGAACCCTTGCAtgtttaattttaatgTCGGCATATGTTTGTTGTTATCGTGTAATATTAAATCTACTAGACAACCGCTGCTTCTTGCTCAGATATTTTCAACGTTTCTTAGGACGTATTCTAGCGCAGCAATTCTAAACAGACATGTTCCTATTGATGTCAGCTGCATAATTCATCCGTTGCTTGCGGCCTTGGAAAGTATCCCCCCAGATACAATCCCCTCGGATGCTCTGCCATTGGTGTTTGTTGTTCCTGATATAATTAACCATCTCATGGTAATGAATGATGCTCTATTGATTTCAATTGTGTGTCAGAACTTAGTTGTTGCAAAAGATAGAGTCAAGGGACTGTTAACGAATAATAAGCATgtaaaaaatttgaatagGTGTATCCTAGATATGGCTAACTATCTATGGAGGAATAAGTTGTTCACTGACCCGACAACTTGGGGATTCACTAAAACGTTTTGGGAAACCGTAGcccaaaatatttatttaccagatccaaatattaaacCAAAGCAAATGTTCACCATTCCAAATTTCTATCCATTTAGATACATAAGTGAAAAGATTTTAAAGGATTTAGAGAGGTCAGAAAATTGTCAAGAAGTTTATGACAGACCATTAACAGATTCTGGTTTTAAAAGCTGGAAAAGATATATGAGTACATGCAAGGGGACATGGCTACAGGAAGTTAATAATTATGATATATTTAGGaaacaaatattaaagGGTATTCAAAAGGATGGGACATACGCTGGGGTGCAATTGTTCCTTCAaacatatttgaaaagttttgtaAATGAAAATACTGACACTTAA
- the NAM2 gene encoding leucine--tRNA ligase NAM2 (similar to Ashbya gossypii AER043C): protein MRLRYLMFSRRYASTVLETNLSKLGTKWRSKTLRGVPVACRDDSNQSIYILSMFPYPSGMLHIGHLRVYTISDALNRFYQLQGCRVLHPMGWDAFGLPAENAAIERGMDPAVWTKHNIYKMKEQMNQMLANFDWDREITTSNPDYYKFTQKIFLELYKHGLAYRKKEEINWDPVDQTVLANEQVDAEGRSWRSGAKVEKKLLNQWFLGITRFAESLQYDLDALRGWPENVKTMQKNWINVSHGTEVIFPSTINEDITVFTTRADTLFSVQYIALAINHPVVRKLAESDERLREFISYADSLPRGNKAGYLLKNLSVASPVLDVKQFDIPVFVAPYVLGSYGYGAVMGCPAHDERDFAFWQSNMPGSPVKYTIQPTTTEITLPYTEDNGTLNSSSGRFVGLSTEQARHQIISHLEERKLGMKTTSYRLKDWLISRQRYWGAPIPIVHCDSCGEVPVSEDNLPVMLPTVERIASKGNSLSSMQDFVNTTCPSCGSPAKRETDTMDTFMDSSWYFFRYLDPHNSKAPFSYEKASKHMPVDMYIGGVEHSILHLLYSRFISKFMTSIGMWDGSKVLGEPIKKLVTQGMVHGKTYVNPQNGRFLKTEDLDLTQMDKPIIRKTGEVPSISFEKMSKSKYNGADPASCISKWGPDATRAHILFQAPISDVLRWDESKIVGIERWLNRVIKLSHSLATTDITPIKSVNVETMNDSEVKFHKEVQVLLRSITKAFKETLSLNTVISDYMKLTNVMEHAFKDNKIGNEFVLSSFQKFVTVIYPVVPSISEEAGEILKSKETYTWSQYRWPTIEDIKESSNVSYQVVINGKKRCVYYSTKDFINDKESVIRTLQSLPECQKFWDGKKLKNVIIKKNIISFVLT from the coding sequence ATGAGGCTTAGATACCTTATGTTCTCAAGGCGGTACGCATCTACTGTTTTAGAGACTAATCTTTCCAAGTTAGGTACTAAATGGAGATCAAAAACTCTTCGAGGTGTGCCCGTTGCTTGCAGAGATGACTCTAACCAGAGTATTTATATTCTTTCCATGTTTCCATATCCCTCAGGGATGTTGCACATTGGTCATTTGAGGGTTTATACCATTAGTGATGCATTGAATCGGTTTTATCAGTTGCAAGGTTGTCGTGTGCTCCATCCTATGGGGTGGGATGCGTTTGGGTTGCCTGCGGAGAATGCAGCTATTGAGAGAGGTATGGATCCTGCAGTTTGGACGAAGCataatatttataaaaTGAAGGAACAGATGAACCAAATGCTTGCGAATTTTGATTGGGATCGTGAGATCACGACGAGTAACCCTGATTACTATAAGTTCACGcagaagatatttttggaattgtATAAGCACGGCTTAGCGTATAGGAAGAAGGAGGAAATTAATTGGGATCCTGTAGATCAGACAGTTTTGGCCAATGAGCAAGTTGATGCTGAAGGAAGGTCTTGGAGATCTGGAGCCAAGGTTGAGAAAAAGCTGCTCAATCAGTGGTTTTTGGGGATTACAAGATTTGCTGAGAGTCTACAATATGACTTAGATGCTCTAAGAGGCTGGCCTGAAAATGTCAAAACGATGCAGAAGAATTGGATAAACGTGTCGCATGGGACAGAGGTGATATTTCCCTCTACTATTAATGAGGATATAACTGTGTTTACAACCCGTGCGGACACGTTATTTAGTGTTCAATATATTGCTTTAGCGATAAATCACCCGGTAGTTAGGAAGCTGGCGGAATCTGACGAAAGACTACGTGAGTTCATTTCCTATGCTGATAGTCTGCCAAGAGGCAACAAGGCTGGATACTTACTAAAGAATCTTTCAGTAGCAAGTCCGGTTTTAGATGTGAAGCAATTCGATATTCCTGTCTTTGTTGCTCCTTATGTGCTGGGTAGTTACGGTTATGGTGCTGTTATGGGATGTCCTGCCCATGACGAGCGTGATTTTGCGTTTTGGCAGTCTAATATGCCTGGTAGTCCGGTTAAATATACTATTCAACCAACAACTACGGAAATAACACTTCCTTATACTGAAGATAATGGGACCTTGAATTCCTCGTCTGGACGGTTTGTCGGATTGTCCACTGAGCAGGCTAGACATCAGATAATTAGCCATTTGGAGGAACGGAAACTCGGTATGAAGACAACTAGTTATAGACTAAAAGATTGGTTAATATCAAGACAACGTTATTGGGGAGCACCTATTCCTATTGTTCACTGTGATTCCTGTGGTGAAGTTCCCGTTTCGGAGGATAATTTACCTGTTATGTTGCCCACTGTGGAAAGGATAGCTTCTAAAGGTAattctctttcttcaatGCAAGACTTTGTTAATACTACCTGTCCTTCCTGCGGGTCTCCTGCAAAACGTGAAACAGATACCATGGATACATTTATGGATAGTTCTTGGTATTTTTTTAGATACCTTGATCCACACAACTCCAAGGCTCCCTTTAGCTATGAAAAGGCTTCGAAGCATATGCCCGTCGATATGTATATAGGCGGTGTTGAACATTCAATTTTGCACTTGTTGTATTCCAGGtttatttctaaatttATGACATCCATTGGCATGTGGGATGGATCAAAAGTCCTTGGAGaaccaattaaaaaattggtGACACAGGGTATGGTTCATGGAAAGACTTACGTTAACCCTCAGAACGGCcggtttttaaaaacagaAGATCTAGATTTGACCCAAATGGATAAGCCAATCATCAGAAAAACTGGGGAGGTACCTAGTAtctcttttgaaaaaatgtCCAAGTCTAAATATAACGGTGCAGACCCAGCCAGCTGTATTTCTAAGTGGGGGCCTGACGCAACACGGGCACATATCCTATTCCAAGCGCCCATTAGTGATGTATTGCGTTGGGACGAGTCTAAAATTGTCGGTATTGAACGTTGGTTGAATCGAGTCATTAAACTATCTCATTCTTTGGCTACTACCGATATCACACCCATAAAATCAGTAAATGTAGAGACAATGAATGATTCTGAAGTTAAATTTCATAAAGAAGTCCAGGTACTTTTAAGAAGCATTACAAAAGCGTTTAAGGAAACATTGTCGTTGAATACCGTCATATCAGATTATATGAAGTTAACTAATGTAATGGAGCATGCTTTTAAGGACAACAAAATAGGCAATGAATTTGTCCTATCTagtttccaaaaatttgTCACTGTAATTTACCCTGTGGTCCCATCTATATCGGAAGAGGCTGGTGAAATCCTCAAATCAAAGGAAACATACACATGGTCCCAATATAGATGGCCAACtattgaagatattaaAGAATCCTCTAATGTTAGCTACCAAGTAGTGATTAATGGTAAGAAGAGATGtgtatattattcaacaaagGATTTTATTAACGATAAGGAAAGTGTTATAAGAACTCTACAAAGTTTACCCGAATGCCAAAAGTTCTGGGAtggaaagaaattgaagaatgttattataaaaaagaacatcATCAGCTTTGTATTAACTTAA